The genome window CTGGCGGCCATCGGGCAGGCGCTGCCGGCCGTGCCGGGAGTGGCGCGTTGATGCGGGGCGCGGTGCTGCAGGCCGTGTATTCGTCGTTGTGGCGGCTGGCCACGCCTTTCCTGCTGTGGCGCATCTGGCGCCGGGCGCGGCGCGAGCCGGTGTACGGCGTCCATCCGGCCCAGCGTTTCGGTTTCTATGGCAGCGGCCGGCATGCGCCGGCGCGCGGCGGTTTCCGCGCCGCGCCGGTCTGGGTGCATGCGGTCAGCCTGGGCGAGACGCGCGCGGCGCAGCCGCTGGTCCGGGCGCTGCTGGACCGTGGCCTGCCGGTGCTGCTGACCCACATGACGGCCACCGGCCGCACCGAGGGGGCGCGCCTGTTCGAGCAGGACATCGTGCAGGGCCGGTTGCGGCAGGTCTGGCTGCCCTATGACATGCCGGGGGCCGTGCACCGCTTCTACCGGTATTTCGCGCCGCGCTGCGGCCTGCTGGTCGAGACCGAGGTCTGGCCCAACCTGGTAGCCGGCGCGCGGCGCTACGCGGTGCCGATCGCCCTGGTCAGCGCGCGGTTGTCGGCTTCGTCGGCGCGCAAGACGCTGCGGGTGGCCAGCCTGGCGCGCCGCACCTACGGCCGCCTGGATGCCGTGTTGGCGCAGACCCGGGCCGACGCCGAGCGGCTGCGCCAGGTGGGCGCGCGCGATCCGCAGGTGGTGGGCAATCTGAAGTTCGACCTGCAACTGCCCTACGACCTGATGCAGGCCGGCGCCGCCTGGCGCCAGCGCCTGGGCCGGCCCGTCATCGCCTGGGCCAGCACGCGCGAGGGCGAGGAAGAGGCCATCCTGGCGGCCCTGCGCGACATGCCCCGCACGCAGGGAGGGCTGGCGCCGCTGGCCGTGCTGATCCCCCGGCATCCCCAGCGGTTCGACGAGGTGGCGGCCATGGTGCTGGCCTCGGGGCTGTCCATGCGGCGCCGTTCGTCCATGTCCGGCATGCCGTTCGGTTCGGTCGACCCGGACACCGCGGTGCTGCTGGGCGACAGCCTGGGCGAGATGCCTTTCTATTACACCGCCGCCGACGTGGCCATCGTGGGGGGCAGCTTCGCGCCGCTGGGCGGGCAGAACCTGATCGAAGCCGCCGCCTGTGGCGTGCCGGTCATCGTCGGTCCGCATACCTTCAATTTCGCGCAAGCTTCCGAAGATGCGATCGAGGCCGGCGCCGCGTTGCGCGCGGACAGCGCCCAGGCGGCCTGGCGGCTCGCGCAGGAACTGATCGACGACGAGGACCGCCGCGCCGGCATGCGCGCCGCCGCGGGCCGGTTCAGCGCCACGCACACCGGCGCGACGCAGCGGGTGATGCGGGCGGTCGGGCCCTGGCTGGGGTGAGCGCCTAGCGGCTTTGCAGTCCCGCCGCCGCCTCTTCCAGGCACGCGATCATCAGTTCCGCCCCGGGCGTCAGCCCCCGGTTCCGATTCCACAGCACACCGCGCGGCCGCATCAGGTGCGGGAAGCTTAGCGGCAGCACCGCCAGCGGCTCCGACGCGTCGGCCGCGACGGCCCCGGCCATGACGGCGATCGCGTCGGTGACGTGCAGGTAGGCGCGCGCCAGGTGCGTGGACAGGGTCTCGACGTAGTTGTTCGGCAGCGTCATGCCGTGTTCCTCCAGCGTGCGTTCCAGCGGCGCGCGCAGGATGCTGCCCGCCGGCGGCAGGATCCACGGGTAGGGTTGCAGGTCGGACCATTTCAGGCGCCGGCGCCGGGCCAGCGGGTGCTGGTGCCGCGTCATGAGCTGCACGGGGTCCTCCAGCAGTTCCCTTTCCTCGAAGCCGTCGGCGGCGCTGCGCAAGGGCAGCCGGCCGACCACGAGGTCGACGCGGCCCTGCCAGAGTTCGGGCAGCAGGGTCTGGGCGGTGCCCTCGGTGACCAGCACGTTGGTGTGGGGCGAGCGCTGCTTGAGGATGGCGATGGCCTGAGGAAGCAGCATGGAGGTGGCGGCGGGGAAGGCGCCGATGTGGATCTTGCCCACCGCGCCCGAGCTGAGCGAGTTCAGTTCGTCGCGCGCCTGGTGCAGTTCGGTCAGCAGGGTGCGGGCATGGCGCACCAGGCATTCGCCGTAGGCCGTGGGACGCAGGCCCTGGGCGGTGCGGGTGAACAGTTCCAGGCCCAGGCCCTTTTCCAGTTCGGCCAGGGCCTTGGAGACCGCGGGCACGGTGACGTGCGAGCTTTCGGCCACCTGCTTGAGATTGCCGTGGTCGTGCAGCGCGGTGATGAGTCGGAGGTGGCGTGCCTTCAAGTTGATCTGGAGATACCAGTCGATCTGCGTCATGCCGCCTCCAGGGGAAAGGTCTGTTGCCGGTTGTTCGAGCCGGGCGATTTTACTCAACCGGCCCGCGCGTGCCGCGCAGGCCCGCCTAACCGGAAGTTAAGGAAAAACTGGGGCGGCTACCGGCGTTGCCGCCGCCCGGGGGGCCCGAACGAAGCCTGCCCCTTGATGTCGGCCGCCACGGCTTCCACGTGGCGCACGAGCGCCGCGGCCTCGGGCGAGAGGGGGCGCAGCGCCGAGTAGTACACCTCGGTCCAGAGCACGATGCGGGGCCGGAAGGGGCGCAGCACGATGTCCGAGAAGATGCCGCCCGCGAGCAGCAGGGGGTTGATCAGGGCGATGCCGACCTGTTCGCGCACCAGGGCGCACGCCGCCAGCGAGTTCCTGGCCAGCACCGGTGCGCGCACGCGCACGCCGGATTCGTTGAGCGTGGCCTCGACCAGGATCGTGGTGGGCGAGTCGTCGGGCAGGGCGATCAGCGTTTCGCCCTGGAGATCGTCGGGGCGGACGAGCGCCCGGCCGGCCAGCCGGTGCCCCGGCGGCAACGCCGCCACCAGGAGATCCTCGGATATCGTCCGCCGCTCGCACAGCTCGAGGTTGCTGGCCGACTGCGGCAGCGGCTGGTTGGTGACGCCCACGTCGATTTCCTGGTGGGCGACGAGTTCCAGCGTGTCGTGCGGCGTCTCCACCCGCAGGTCCACCTCCACGTCGGGCATCTCGCGCCGCAGCCTGCTGATGGCCTGGGGCACGATCGCGATCAGCGGCGGGGCGTGCGCGGCGATGGTCACCCGGCGCTGTTTTCCGCGCTCGAGTTCATAGGCCATGTCCAGGGCGAAATCCAGTTGCTGGGCCGCGCGGTTGGCATGGGGCAGCCATTGCCTGGCGGCGGCCGTGGGCCGCAGGCGCCCGCCGGAGCGGTCGAACAAGGCCACGCCCGTCTCGCGTTCCAGGAGCCGGAGGATCTTGCTGACCGCGGGCTCGGACACGCCGAGCTTGAGGGCGGCCTCGGCCAGGCTGCGGCTTTTCATGACCGCCGCGAATACGCGCAGGTGGCGGCTGGTCAGGACGCGGGGCATGGAAGTTTGCCTTAACTGAAAGTTAAGTAAATGTAGGCAAAACCAGGCGGGGCGGCAACCTACACTGGCTTTCCCCCTACGCCCCGCGGCACCGGCCGCTGAACCAGGAGTCGCCATGCCCGCCCGACTGTTCGGCTTGTTCTTGCTCTGTATGTCCTTTTCCCTGGCCGCCCAGCCCTCGGCCTTTCCCAACCGACCGCTGAGCATCGTGGTCACGACGGCGGCCGGCGGATCGGTGGATGCCATTGCCCGGGCCATCGCCGCGGACCTGGGCAAGACGCTCGGACAGCCGGTCGTGGTCGAGAACCGGCCCGGCGCCAACGGCAACATCGCCGCCCAGCATGTGAAGACCTCGGCACCCGACGGCCATACGCTGCTGATGCTGAGTTCCAGCACGTTCACCCTCAATCCGTTCGTCCTGGAGCGCGTTCCCTTCAATCCCGAGAAGGACTTCGTTCCGGTGGCGATGACGGCCGGGCTCAACATGGTGCTGGTGGTCGCGCCCGGCGCCAAGGCGGCCACGCTCAAGGAACTGGTTGCAGCCATGAAGGCGCGGCCCGGTGAACTGAACTACGGGTCGTCCGGCAATGGGTCGCTGCCTCAGGTCGCGGCGGAACTGCTGGCCATACGGACCGGCACCCGCGCGACCCACGTTCCCTACAAGGGCATCGCGCCGGCCTTGAACGACCTGCTGGCGGGCCAGATCGATTTCATGTTCGACTCCGGTACCGCGATGTCCCACATCCAGGCCGGCAAGCTGCGCGCGCTGGCCGTGATCGGCCCCAACCGGCTGCCTATTTTCCCGGACGTGCCGACGTTCAAGGAAGCCGGCGTCGACGGCATGGAGGTGGCCGCCGGCTGGCACGGCATCTTCGCGCCGGCCGGCACGGATCCGGCCATCGTCGATCGGCTCAATGCCGAGATCAACAAGAGCCTGCGATCGGCCGCCATGCGGGAAAGAATGAACGGCATGGGGTTCGAGAGCGTCGCGTTGCCGGCCGCCGAACTCGGGCGCGCGCTGCGCCAGGACTTGCAACGCCTGGGACCGATCGTGAAACAGGCCGGCATCACCGCCTATTGAGCCGGAACGGAACGCTTCACCATGAATCGCGACGCCCGCGCCCCGTTGGTGCTCGTTCCCGGCCTGCTCTGCAACGAGGTGCTGTGGGAGCCGCAGCGGATCGGCCTGCGCGGCCGCGCCGACATCTGGATCCCTGACCTGTCGCGTGACGCCAGCCTGCCCGAGGCGGTGGAGCGGATGCTGGCCGACGTCCCGTTCGAGCGGTTCGCGCTGGCCGGGCTGTCGATGGGCGGCTACCTGGCGGCGCTTGCCGCCTTGCAGGCGCCCCATCGCGTCCAGCGGCTGGCCCTGTTGAACACGCGTGCCCATGCCCAGGAGACCGAAGCGGGGCGCCTGCGCCGTACCGCCCAGATCGAGCTGGCCCGCCGGGACTTCGCGGCGCTGGTGGAGCAACTGCTGCCGGCCTTGCTGCGCCCGCAAGCCCTGCGGGACGAAACCCTGGCGCAGGTCGTCCGCGACATGTCCCTGTCATTGGGCGCCGAGGTGTTCATCCGCCAGCAGGAGGCCAACATGAACCGGCCGCCCATTGCCCACAGGCTGGCGCACATCGCCTGCCCGACCTGGGTCATCGGTGGCGACCAGGATGCCATTGCACCGCAGGAAAGCCAGCATGCCCTGGCCCGGGCCATCGCGGGTTCCCATCCGTGCATGCTGCGCGACTGCGGGCATCTGTCCACGCTGGAGCACCCCGGTGTGGTTACCCGATTACTTGGGCAGTGGCTCGACAGCCCGAGCCCTCCCTCCCGACTCTACCAAGGAGCAACACCATGACGTCCCTTTCCCCGGCGCCTGCGGCCGACCTGAGCATCGAACAGATCGGCCAGCGCCAGGTTGCGCGTTTCCGCGACCGCAAGCCCGACTGGGAAGCGTTCGAGGACGCGAAGCTCGACGGCTTCCGGCGCGCCCAGCATCGCTTCATCGGGGCGGGCGGATCCGCCAAGCATGGCGATCCCAGCGCCATCCCGCCGCTGGGCTTCACCCTGAGCGTCATGTTCGTGCCGCCCGGCCAGGGCAATGCCGCCCATACCCACGAAGTGGAAGAAGTGTTCTTCGTGCTGCAGGGCTTTCTGGACGTCTTCCTGGAGGACGAGGCCGGCAACCGGTTCGAGACCCGCCTGGGGCCGTGGGAGTGCGTTTCCTGCCCGCCGGGCGTCATGCACGGCTACCTGAACGCAAGCCTGGAGCCGGTCTATTTCCAGGTGATGCTGGGCAAGTCCCGCCCCGGCGCGCTGAACTACCAGGATGAAGCCCTGCGCGCCGCGGTGGCGGTCAATCCAGCGCGCCGGTGACGTCGTCGAACAATTCGTCCACCGCGAACCGGCGCGGAATGATCTTCTGTTCGTACGACCACTCGATGGCCATCTCCAGGCCCTTGCGGTTGGCCTCCAGGCCCAGCGGGGGCAGGGTCTCGAGCGCGGCGGCGGGAGCGAGCGCGCGGCTTTCACGGATCATCCGATAGATTTCGCGCACGGCCTCGGGATGCCGGCGCGTGACGTCCTGGTGGACGGCGAAGACGTGGTTGATGGGCACGACGCCTTCGCGCTGGTACCAGGCGCGGGCGGCGGCGATGGGTTCGGGCACCAGGGTCTGCACGCGCGGATCCTTGGGCATGTCGTTGCCGAGGATGGCGGCGGCCAGTTCGCCGTTCAGCATCATGTCGGGAATCGAGGAACCCTTGGGCAGCATGTGGCAGTTGGGCGGGTCGCGGTACTCGGCCAGGTGGGATTCGTCCACGGTGTACCACTCGACCTTGTCGGGATCGACGCCGTATTCGTGCTGCAGGATGCCGCGCACCCACAGGCCGGTGGTCTGCGCATAGGTGCGCACACCCACCTTCTTTCCCTCGATGTCCTTGGGATCGAGGTGGCCGAACTCCTTGTTGAAGCCTATGCAATGGTGCTGGAAGCGGCCGACCATGGGCGCGGGCAGGATCACGAACGGCTTGCCGTAGGCCTTGGCCTGGAGATAGGTGACGATGGCCAGTTCGCCAGCGTCGAAGGCGTTGTCGCGGATCATCGGCTTGAAGCCGTCGTGCGCGGTCTTGGGGCCGCAGAAATCGAGCTGGACGATGTCCGAGGCGACGCGGCCGTCCTTCATGGCCGCGGCCACGGGGGAGTCGGCCAGGTTGGTCTTCAGCGTGACGCGCGTGGCGGGTGCGGTGGTCATGGGATCAGTCCTTCAGCACGGGGTAGAGATTCTGCGCGGTGCCGGCCATGATCCAGTGCTGGTCGGCGGCGGGCAGGAAGGCGATGTAGTCCTTGAGCGCCTTGACGATGTCGGCCAGGCTGTCTTCGGCGGCGGGGAAGTTGGAGCCCCAGGCGATGCGGTCGGCGCCGAATTCCTGGACCACGCGGCCGAAGAAGGTCTCGGGCGTGGCCTTGCCGGCGTACGCTGACTCGGTGTTGCGGCTGCTGAGCTTGAGGTAGAGGTTCTTGAAGCGGGCCAGGTCGAACAGGTGCTGGGCGCCGGCATAGGGCGGGCCGCTGCTGATGTCCGGCTTCATCATGTGGTCGACGATGGCCAGGGTCTGGGGGAAGGCGGTCAGCAGCTTCTCCAGCGCCGGGATGGCGGCCTTGGTGATCTGCACGCACACGGGGATGCCCAGTTCGCCCGCCAGGCTCCAGGCGGGATGCAGGGCGGGGTCTTCCAGGGTAGGCGCCTGGCCCGGCATGGTGCTGCCGGTGGTGAAGATGCGCAGGCCCGCCAGGCCGCGTCCGGTCCAGTAGCGGATCTTCTGCGTGGCGTCGGGAGCCAGCATGTCGACCGAGTAGACGCCGGCGTAGCGTTTGGGCTGCGCGGCGATGGAGTCGGCCACGTAGGAATTGTCGAAGCCGTAGGTGGTCGAGGAATGGACGATGGCGGCCTTGTCGATGCCGACGGCGTCCATGGCGGCGGCGTATTGTTCGAAGGTGGCCGGCCGCGTGGCGGACCAGCCCGAGCGTTCGCCGCCCAGCGGGTCGAGCGGGTAGCGGGCGGTGTCGGGCGAGATGATGTGCGGATGAATGTCGATCAGGCGTGTGGTCATGGCGGTGTCGCGGAAATGATGGGTATCGGAAGGGCCGGCTCAGGCGCCGACGTCGATGAACATGTCGTCGACGGCGTAGCGCTTCTTGAGCAGGCCCTGCTGGTGGCAGTAATTCATCATGGCCTCGATGGACGGCCGGTTGGCCTCGATGCCGTAGGGCAGGGGATCGCCCACGATGCGGCCCATGGCGCGGTAGTGATCGTCCTTGTCCGACACCGATTCGCCGGCGGCGAGCTGGCGCAGGTAAATGTTCTTCGAGGCCAGGAAGGCGTCGTACAGGGCCTTGCCCAGCCACGGATGCCGGGCCAGCACTTCGTCCTTGACGGTGATCAGGCCATGCACGGGATAGATGCCGGTCTTGCGGTACCACTCGGCTTCGAGCCGGTCGGCATCGGGGAACATCTCGAGGTATTCGGGCGGCTTGATGCGGCCGCCCGCCTGCCAGCCGTCGGCCGGCGCGCCGGCGCGGCCGATGCCGGCGTTGTCGGTGAACGCGGCGGAAAGGTAGCCGCTGGCCATCAGGTCCACCAGCGACTTGCCGTCCCTGGCCTGTTCGACGTTGGGCGGCAACTGCAGCGAGGAGACGTGTTCCTCGTCGTCCACCACCCAGGTGATGCGCGAGTTGTCGACGCCGTAGTCGTTGGTCAGGATGCCGCGCGTCCAGATGCCGGTGGTGACCGAGTAGGCGCGCACGCCCGCGCGCTTGCCTTCGAGGTCGCGCGGTTCGCGGATGCCGGCGTCGTCGCGGTAGACCAGGCCGGCATGGTGGAAGCGGCGGAAGATGAAGACGGGCAGCGCCTTGAACGGGGCGCCGGCTTCGCGGGCGATCATGTAGGTGGCGGGGGCCATTTCGCAGACGTCGAACTCGACGTCGCGCACCATGCGGCGGAAGGCCGCGATGATGGGTTTGATCTCGACGAAGTCCGGCTGGACGCCTTCGATGGGCACGTCGCCGCGCTTGAGCGCCGCGGTGTGGCCGTAGGTGGCGATGGCGATCTTCAGGGGGAGGGGGTGCTTGGATGTCATGGCTGCTGATTGGAGAGAAAACGGGAACGGTGCGGTGTGTCAGTTACCCCCAGGACGCCGCGGATCCGGCTTCGCCGGTCCGCCAGCGTCGCCCCCTGGGGGGCGCCCGAAGGGCGTAGGGGGGGTCATATCTCGTTGTCGACGTAGACCAGGCCGGCGGCTTCGAGGCCCTGGCGCATGTTGGCCACGTCCAGCGACAGCTCGCCCGCCAGGTAGCGCTTGCGCGACTTTTCTTCCTTGGCGGTGCGCTGGCGCGCCAGTTCCAGCGTGCGGGCGATCTCCAGGCGCGGCACGACCACCACGCCGTCGTCGTCCGCCACGATGGCGTCGCCCGGGTTCACGTTCATGCCGGCGCACACCACCGGGAGGTTGACGTGGCCCAGCGTGGCCTTGACCGTGCCGCGCGCGGAGATGGCGCGCGACCAGACGGGAAAGCGCATTTCGGTCAGGGTGCGCACGTCCCGGCAGCCGGCGTCGATGACCACGCCCTGGATGCCGCGCGTCTTGAGCGAGGTGCAGATCAGGTCGCCGATCATGCCGTCGGTGTTCTCGCACATGACGCCGACCACCAGGATGTCGCCGGGCCGGCATTGTTCGATGGCCACGTGCAGCATCCAGTTGTCGCCCGGCGCGACCAGCGCGGTCACGGCGGACCCGGCGATGCTGGCGCCGGCATAGATGGGGCGCAGGTACGGCGCCATCAGGCCGGCGCGTCCCATGGCTTCGTGCACGGTGGCCACACCGTGCGTGGCCAGTTCGGCGATGAGGTCCTGCGGGCCGCGCGGGATGTTGCGTACGACGACGTTCTTCATGGTGCTCTCGTTCAGTTGATGGGGATGTTCGCCTTCTCGATCACCGCCTTCCATTTGGCGATGTCGGCCTTCATCAGGGCGCGCGATTCGTCCACGCCCAGGGCGTAGGGTTCGGAGTTCATCTCGCGCAGCTTCTGCGCGACTTCGGGCGAGTTGACGGCGGCCACGAAGGCCTGGTTCAGCTTGTCGATGATGGCGCGCGGCGTGCCCTGGCGGATCGACACGCCGTTCCACGACGCGACCACGTAACCGTCCAGGCCGCTTTCGGCGGTGGTCGGCACGTCCGGCAGGTTGGGGTTGCGGCTGTCGGCCGAGATGGCCAGTGCGCGCACCGCGCCGCTCTTGATCGACGACAGCACGGGCGGCACGAAGTCGAAGCCCACGTCGATGTCGCCCGATCGCACGCCGGTCAGCAGCGCGGCGCTGGTCTTGTACGGAATGGTCTCGGCCTGGATGCCCGCCACCGATTTGAACAGCTCGGCGCCCAGGTGCTGGCTCGACCCGACGTTGGTGGTGCCCAGGCTCAGCTTGCCGGGGTTGGCCTTGGCGTAGGCGATGAGCTCGGTCAGGTTGTGGAAGCGCGAATCGGGCTTGACCGTCAGGATCAGGTTGAACCTGGACAGCGTGGCGACCTGGGTGAAGTCGTCCACGATGCTGTAGGGCAGGTCCTTGACCAGCGTCTGCGTGATGGCCGTGCCGTTGCCGCCCTGCACGAGCGTGTAGCCGTCGGCGGGGGCCTGCAGGCCGGCCTGGAACGATTGCACGCCGCCCGCGCTGGGCTTGTTGTCGATGACGATCTGCTGGCCCAGGATCTCGCTGACCTTCTGCGTGACCACGCGCGCGGTCAGGTCGCCGATGCCGCCCGGGCCGTAGGGCAGGTACATCCGGATCGGCCGTTCCGGATAGTCGGCCGCGGCGGCCGGAGGGGGGATGCCGGCCGACAGCGCGGCGGCGAACAGCATAACGGGGTACTTCAGAATTCGCAATGCGGGCAATATCACGGCTCGTCTCCTTGTCCCGGCGTCCTGGGCTGCGCCGATGTCGTACTGGCAAGGATGGTTGCATGCGAGGCGCCGCGGGGTCTATTGAGTAAAACTTCCTCGGGGTTGAGCGTTTCCTCAAGTCACCGGAAGCATTACTCAATGGATGCGT of Pigmentiphaga sp. H8 contains these proteins:
- a CDS encoding cupin domain-containing protein — protein: MTSLSPAPAADLSIEQIGQRQVARFRDRKPDWEAFEDAKLDGFRRAQHRFIGAGGSAKHGDPSAIPPLGFTLSVMFVPPGQGNAAHTHEVEEVFFVLQGFLDVFLEDEAGNRFETRLGPWECVSCPPGVMHGYLNASLEPVYFQVMLGKSRPGALNYQDEALRAAVAVNPARR
- a CDS encoding tripartite tricarboxylate transporter substrate binding protein, which encodes MLFAAALSAGIPPPAAAADYPERPIRMYLPYGPGGIGDLTARVVTQKVSEILGQQIVIDNKPSAGGVQSFQAGLQAPADGYTLVQGGNGTAITQTLVKDLPYSIVDDFTQVATLSRFNLILTVKPDSRFHNLTELIAYAKANPGKLSLGTTNVGSSQHLGAELFKSVAGIQAETIPYKTSAALLTGVRSGDIDVGFDFVPPVLSSIKSGAVRALAISADSRNPNLPDVPTTAESGLDGYVVASWNGVSIRQGTPRAIIDKLNQAFVAAVNSPEVAQKLREMNSEPYALGVDESRALMKADIAKWKAVIEKANIPIN
- a CDS encoding tripartite tricarboxylate transporter substrate binding protein, giving the protein MPARLFGLFLLCMSFSLAAQPSAFPNRPLSIVVTTAAGGSVDAIARAIAADLGKTLGQPVVVENRPGANGNIAAQHVKTSAPDGHTLLMLSSSTFTLNPFVLERVPFNPEKDFVPVAMTAGLNMVLVVAPGAKAATLKELVAAMKARPGELNYGSSGNGSLPQVAAELLAIRTGTRATHVPYKGIAPALNDLLAGQIDFMFDSGTAMSHIQAGKLRALAVIGPNRLPIFPDVPTFKEAGVDGMEVAAGWHGIFAPAGTDPAIVDRLNAEINKSLRSAAMRERMNGMGFESVALPAAELGRALRQDLQRLGPIVKQAGITAY
- a CDS encoding LysR substrate-binding domain-containing protein → MTQIDWYLQINLKARHLRLITALHDHGNLKQVAESSHVTVPAVSKALAELEKGLGLELFTRTAQGLRPTAYGECLVRHARTLLTELHQARDELNSLSSGAVGKIHIGAFPAATSMLLPQAIAILKQRSPHTNVLVTEGTAQTLLPELWQGRVDLVVGRLPLRSAADGFEERELLEDPVQLMTRHQHPLARRRRLKWSDLQPYPWILPPAGSILRAPLERTLEEHGMTLPNNYVETLSTHLARAYLHVTDAIAVMAGAVAADASEPLAVLPLSFPHLMRPRGVLWNRNRGLTPGAELMIACLEEAAAGLQSR
- a CDS encoding alpha/beta fold hydrolase, coding for MNRDARAPLVLVPGLLCNEVLWEPQRIGLRGRADIWIPDLSRDASLPEAVERMLADVPFERFALAGLSMGGYLAALAALQAPHRVQRLALLNTRAHAQETEAGRLRRTAQIELARRDFAALVEQLLPALLRPQALRDETLAQVVRDMSLSLGAEVFIRQQEANMNRPPIAHRLAHIACPTWVIGGDQDAIAPQESQHALARAIAGSHPCMLRDCGHLSTLEHPGVVTRLLGQWLDSPSPPSRLYQGATP
- a CDS encoding 3-deoxy-D-manno-octulosonic acid transferase, with translation MLQAVYSSLWRLATPFLLWRIWRRARREPVYGVHPAQRFGFYGSGRHAPARGGFRAAPVWVHAVSLGETRAAQPLVRALLDRGLPVLLTHMTATGRTEGARLFEQDIVQGRLRQVWLPYDMPGAVHRFYRYFAPRCGLLVETEVWPNLVAGARRYAVPIALVSARLSASSARKTLRVASLARRTYGRLDAVLAQTRADAERLRQVGARDPQVVGNLKFDLQLPYDLMQAGAAWRQRLGRPVIAWASTREGEEEAILAALRDMPRTQGGLAPLAVLIPRHPQRFDEVAAMVLASGLSMRRRSSMSGMPFGSVDPDTAVLLGDSLGEMPFYYTAADVAIVGGSFAPLGGQNLIEAAACGVPVIVGPHTFNFAQASEDAIEAGAALRADSAQAAWRLAQELIDDEDRRAGMRAAAGRFSATHTGATQRVMRAVGPWLG
- a CDS encoding amidohydrolase — its product is MTTRLIDIHPHIISPDTARYPLDPLGGERSGWSATRPATFEQYAAAMDAVGIDKAAIVHSSTTYGFDNSYVADSIAAQPKRYAGVYSVDMLAPDATQKIRYWTGRGLAGLRIFTTGSTMPGQAPTLEDPALHPAWSLAGELGIPVCVQITKAAIPALEKLLTAFPQTLAIVDHMMKPDISSGPPYAGAQHLFDLARFKNLYLKLSSRNTESAYAGKATPETFFGRVVQEFGADRIAWGSNFPAAEDSLADIVKALKDYIAFLPAADQHWIMAGTAQNLYPVLKD
- a CDS encoding 4-carboxy-4-hydroxy-2-oxoadipate aldolase/oxaloacetate decarboxylase — translated: MKNVVVRNIPRGPQDLIAELATHGVATVHEAMGRAGLMAPYLRPIYAGASIAGSAVTALVAPGDNWMLHVAIEQCRPGDILVVGVMCENTDGMIGDLICTSLKTRGIQGVVIDAGCRDVRTLTEMRFPVWSRAISARGTVKATLGHVNLPVVCAGMNVNPGDAIVADDDGVVVVPRLEIARTLELARQRTAKEEKSRKRYLAGELSLDVANMRQGLEAAGLVYVDNEI
- a CDS encoding phosphate ABC transporter substrate-binding protein; protein product: MTTAPATRVTLKTNLADSPVAAAMKDGRVASDIVQLDFCGPKTAHDGFKPMIRDNAFDAGELAIVTYLQAKAYGKPFVILPAPMVGRFQHHCIGFNKEFGHLDPKDIEGKKVGVRTYAQTTGLWVRGILQHEYGVDPDKVEWYTVDESHLAEYRDPPNCHMLPKGSSIPDMMLNGELAAAILGNDMPKDPRVQTLVPEPIAAARAWYQREGVVPINHVFAVHQDVTRRHPEAVREIYRMIRESRALAPAAALETLPPLGLEANRKGLEMAIEWSYEQKIIPRRFAVDELFDDVTGALD
- a CDS encoding LysR family transcriptional regulator, which translates into the protein MPRVLTSRHLRVFAAVMKSRSLAEAALKLGVSEPAVSKILRLLERETGVALFDRSGGRLRPTAAARQWLPHANRAAQQLDFALDMAYELERGKQRRVTIAAHAPPLIAIVPQAISRLRREMPDVEVDLRVETPHDTLELVAHQEIDVGVTNQPLPQSASNLELCERRTISEDLLVAALPPGHRLAGRALVRPDDLQGETLIALPDDSPTTILVEATLNESGVRVRAPVLARNSLAACALVREQVGIALINPLLLAGGIFSDIVLRPFRPRIVLWTEVYYSALRPLSPEAAALVRHVEAVAADIKGQASFGPPGRRQRR
- a CDS encoding ABC transporter substrate-binding protein, which produces MTSKHPLPLKIAIATYGHTAALKRGDVPIEGVQPDFVEIKPIIAAFRRMVRDVEFDVCEMAPATYMIAREAGAPFKALPVFIFRRFHHAGLVYRDDAGIREPRDLEGKRAGVRAYSVTTGIWTRGILTNDYGVDNSRITWVVDDEEHVSSLQLPPNVEQARDGKSLVDLMASGYLSAAFTDNAGIGRAGAPADGWQAGGRIKPPEYLEMFPDADRLEAEWYRKTGIYPVHGLITVKDEVLARHPWLGKALYDAFLASKNIYLRQLAAGESVSDKDDHYRAMGRIVGDPLPYGIEANRPSIEAMMNYCHQQGLLKKRYAVDDMFIDVGA